From the Cryptomeria japonica chromosome 2, Sugi_1.0, whole genome shotgun sequence genome, one window contains:
- the LOC131050941 gene encoding probable leucine-rich repeat receptor-like protein kinase At1g68400 — protein sequence MDKPILIILLMNLVLLNLLNFSYGDDDEALKKLLNSFQNKEELRTQWNSTEKPCINGDNKWPYIKCLENSDKVRALILNNINLGGTVDEEALAELSELRVLSLTNCGLSGKVPDLSKLDKLKYGYLDGNNFSGPIRDNMFQSMPALRILRFNNNDISGSMPSALTGLTYLAELSLQNNDLDGRIPELKQDNLTVFNVSFNHLTGKIPESMSQRFGKDSFLGNSGLCGSAVDKACKKESGSKLKPWLIVVIVVADIAGLLILSLIFVYFYRRRNMNKEKGSNAANNGRSSSSAMKVFPNENLWDNGVTQSSTITEESFYKESTKGNNFYDSNDVNKLVFFDGSNFGLEELLRASAELMTKGNFGTVYRAIMDNGSVIVVKRLREFCKLGEKQFDDYMLFLGKLRHQNILPLKGYFGKEEKLLLYDFMLNGTLLSLLHGNRGANKVPGDNRKPLDWKARLKIMVGVARGLAYLEKECSARGIPIAHGHLKSSNILIDAENEPRLCDYALQPLISSPSVHKMVAYQAPESLKTKAFTPSAKADVWSFGVLLLELLTGKPSAHSPPPGKAGSPEAIDLPRYVNSVVREEWTGEVFDREISLAKSVEGEMLQILQIAMWCTDASPEKRPDIEVVLKKIEQVCERGEESGSIDYSDGESGASFCDYTGEFSFSTTLTPQYDFHTGTL from the exons ATGGATAAACCCATTTTGATTATTCTTCTTATGAATTTAGTGTTGTTGAATCTGTTGAATTTTAGctatggagatgatgatgaagcCCTGAAAAAATTGTTGAATTCATTCCAAAACAAAGAAGAGCTACGAACGCAATGGAATTCTACAGAGAAGCCCTGCATTAATGGTGACAATAAATGGCCTTACATAAAATGTCTAGAGAATAGTGATAAAGTGAGAGCTCTGATCTTAAACAATATCAATCTTGGAGGAACTGTTGATGAAGAAGCTTTAGCAGAACTTTCAGAATTGAGGGTCCTGAGTTTGACTAACTGTGGCTTGTCTGGAAAGGTCCCTGATTTGTCAAAGCTTGACAAATTGAAGTATGGCTATCTTGATGGCAATAATTTCTCTGGCCCCATCAGGGACAATATGTTTCAGAGCATGCCAGCCTTGAGAATTCTGCGGTTCAATAATAATGATATCAGTGGTTCTATGCCTTCCGCTTTGACGGGTCTCACCTATCTTGCGGAGCTAAGCTTGCAGAACAACGATTTGGATGGGCGGATCCCTGAGCTCAAGCAGGATAATTTGACGGTTTTCAACGTGTCTTTCAATCATCTGACAGGGAAGATACCGGAATCCATGTCTCAG AGGTTCGGTAAGGATTCCTTCTTAGGTAATTCTGGTTTGTGCGGAAGTGCGGTGGATAAGGCTTGTAAAAAAGAAAGTGGCAGTAAGTTGAAGCCCTGGTTGATAGTGGTGATTGTAGTTGCAGACATTGCAGGGCTGCTGATTCTGAGTCTCATATTTGTATACTTCTATAGGAGGAGAAATATGAACAAGGAAAAAGGTTCCAATGCTGCTAACAACGGCAGAAGTTCTTCCAGTGCCATGAAAGTTTTCCCGAACGAAAACTTATGGGATAATGGGGTAACACAGTCAAGCACCATAACAGAGGAGTCTTTTTATAAAGAGAGCACTAAGGGTAATAATTTCTACGATAGCAATGATGTTAATAAGCTGGTGTTCTTTGATGGGTCCAACTTTGGACTTGAGGAGTTGCTCCGGGCTTCTGCAGAGCTGATGACGAAGGGCAACTTTGGGACTGTGTACAGGGCAATTATGGACAATGGTTCTGTGATTGTGGTTAAGCGATTAAGAGAGTTTTGTAAGTTGGGGGAAAAACAGTTTGATGATTATATGCTGTTTCTGGGGAAGCTCAGGCACCagaacattttgcctttgaagggTTACTTTGGAAAAGAGGAGAAACTGCTCCTCTATGACTTCATGCTCAATGGAACCCTGCTTTCCCTTTTGCACG GAAACAGGGGAGCCAACAAAGTTCCAGGGGACAACAGAAAGCCTCTGGATTGGAAAGCGCGGCTGAAAATAATGGTTGGAGTGGCAAGAGGATTGGCCTACTTAGAAAAAGAATGCAGTGCAAGGGGGATCCCCATCGCGCACGGTCACCTGAAATCATCCAACATTCTCATCGATGCAGAGAACGAGCCACGACTGTGCGATTATGCCCTCCAACCGCTTATCAGTTCCCCCTCAGTCCACAAAATGGTGGCCTACCAAGCCCCTGAGAGCCTGAAAACCAAGGCCTTTACACCCTCCGCCAAGGCAGACGTCTGGAGCTTTGGCGTGCTTCTTCTGGAGCTCCTGACGGGCAAACCCTCCGCTCATTCTCCTCCGCCGGGCAAAGCCGGCAGCCCTGAAGCCATCGATCTTCCCCGCTATGTGAACTCCGTCGTGAGAGAAGAATGGACGGGCGAAGTATTCGACAGAGAGATTTCACTGGCCAAATCTGTAGAAGGAGAGATGTTGCAGATTCTCCAGATTGCAATGTGGTGTACCGATGCGTCCCCTGAGAAGCGCCCCGACATTGAAGTAGTGCTCAAAAAGATTGAGCAGGTCTGCGAGAGGGGTGAGGAGTCTGGATCCATCGATTATAGCGATGGAGAAAGTGGCGCTTCTTTCTGCGATTACACTGGGGAATTCTCCTTCTCTACTACTCTCACACCTCAGTATGATTTCCACACTGGAACACTGTAG